CGCCGCGAACGCATCTTGATCTGTTGCGCGCTTTCTTCCCCGCTGGCGTATAATACCGGTCCCACGGAGCCGCTCACGATATGCGCGACCTGAGTGAGCAGCGTGGACTTCCCGATGCCGGGGTCGCCGCCCAGCAGGATCACAGAGCCGGGCACCACGCCGGACTGGCGCTTCCCTTCGTACGCCGTTTCGCCCAGAACGCGGTCCAGTTCGTTGATTCCGGTGGACCACCGGCCGAAATCCTCGAGGCCGATCTCGGACATACGTCTCGGTTCCGCGGATTCGAGTGGCGAACGGGCGCGCGCGGCGGCCTTGGCGGCCGACGGCTTAACGGAAACCTCCTCCTGAAGGGTCCCCCACTCCCCGCAGTCCGGGCACTGCCCTTTCCACTGGAGTTCCACGTGTCCACACGATTGGCAGATGTAACGGGTCTGTGTTTTGGCCAAAAGAAGTCAGTCCAATCGGATGCTGTCTACCAGGTTTGCACGGACAAACCATCGATATGGTCGAAATGAGCGTCTCGGGTAACAAGTACAAGGTCGTGCTGAATTGCCGTTGCCGCGATCCGGATATCGTTGTCCGGAATGGGGCGTCCCTTGCGCCGGATACCATCCCGGACGCTGGCGCATGACGTGGCTGTCAGAACGCTGCAGTGAGCGATGGCACACCCGGCAATCGCGGACTC
The window above is part of the Armatimonadota bacterium genome. Proteins encoded here:
- a CDS encoding type II toxin-antitoxin system VapC family toxin, producing the protein MPGRFLLDTNAVIALRDSAPGVVSLVASADSVWDSVVSIGEMFYGTWKSAQPERNRQRFESAIAGCAIAHCSVLTATSCASVRDGIRRKGRPIPDNDIRIAATAIQHDLVLVTRDAHFDHIDGLSVQTW